A portion of the Pelodiscus sinensis isolate JC-2024 chromosome 20, ASM4963464v1, whole genome shotgun sequence genome contains these proteins:
- the LOC102452149 gene encoding CMRF35-like molecule 5 isoform X2 yields the protein MKFLLIRMWILFPGCWAVTGPGAVHGPPGGSVSVQCQYGAGYELSPKFWCRRKVVLCFNHLIFETMGSEAEEKRGRVAIRDNHTQRVFTVTLENLTLADSGTYLCGVARIGFPNPRDSVEVIVSPGLPLSTPREKAPPATHQPVTPAGTGLPTASHAASPLASTKNSSLHGRDIPAPLQPNILYSLFLIIPSFLCIICTAIWVSVRCGRNSREMVPNRHAQEMLLL from the exons gCTGCTGGGCCGtgacaggccctggggcagtgcaTGGCCCGCCGGGCGGCtcagtgtctgtgcagtgccagTACGGGGCCGGCTACGAGCTTTCTCCAAAATTCTGGTGCAGACGCAAAGTTGTGCTGTGTTTCAATCACCTCATCTTTGAGACCATGGGGTCGGAGGCGGAAGAGAAGCGGGGCAGAGTCGCCATCCGCGACAATCACACCCAGCGCGTGTTCACAGTAACCCTGGAGAACCTGACGCTGGCGGACTCAGGGACTTACCTCTGCGGGGTAGCCAGGATTGGCTTCCCTAATCCCAGGGACTCGGTGGAAGTCATCGTCTCTCCAG GTCTTCCTCTTTCAACCCCAAGGGAAAAGGCCCCTCCAGCAACACACCAGCCAGTGACGCCTGCCGGCACAGGGCTTCCTACCGCAAGCCACGCAGCCAGCCCATTGGCATCCACTAAGAACAGCTCTTTGCATGGCAGGGACATCCCAGCCCC acTCCAACCCAACATCCTCTATTCTCTGTTCCTGATCATTCCCAGCTTCCTGTGCATCATCTGTACTGCCATCTGGGTGAGCGTGCGGTGCGGGAGGAACTCCAGGGAGATGGTGCCAAACAGACATG CTCAGGAAATGCTCCTCTTATAG
- the LOC142819175 gene encoding LOW QUALITY PROTEIN: CMRF35-like molecule 3 (The sequence of the model RefSeq protein was modified relative to this genomic sequence to represent the inferred CDS: substituted 1 base at 1 genomic stop codon) encodes MRLFPVLLWILFPGCWAVMGPGSVRGRPGGSVTVRCRYEKGDEDYSKYWCRGGTWLGTWRCSNGHLIETTGSEVEVTWGRVSIXDNHTQRVFTVTMERLTLADTGTYQCGVTRTGLDLTHTVSVIVSPGTTKQPDSPSSTNTASSFSSSADTNSAQFTILILLLGLLKGLVFLCIVCAAIWVRYRRTCQELVPRQTQ; translated from the exons ATGAGGCTTTTCCCTGTTTTACTTTGGATTCTTTTCCCAG GCTGCTGGGCAGTGATGGGCCCCGGGTCAGTGCGCGGCCGCCCGGGCGGGTCGGTGACTGTGCGGTGCCGGTATGAGAAGGGCGATGAGGATTATTCAAAGTACTGGTGCCGGGGAGGGACTTGGCTAGGAACGTGGCGCTGTTCCAATGGTCACTTAATTGAGACCACAGGGTCAGAAGTCGAGGTGACGTGGGGCAGAGTCTCCATCTAAGATAATCACACCCAGCGCGTGTTCACTGTGACCATGGAGCGCCTGACACTGGCCGACACTGGCACTTACCAGTGCGGGGTAACAAGAACTGGACTTGATCTCACGCACACTGTGTCAGTCATCGTCTCTCCAG GAACGACAAAGCAGCCAGATTCGCCTTCCTCCACAAACACTGCATCCAGCTTCTCTTCTAGCGCAGACACCAATTCTGCACA ATTCACCATCCTTATCCTGCTCCTGGGCTTATTGAAGGGCCTCGTCTTCCTATGCATAGTCTGTGCTGCCATCTGGGTGAGGTACCGGAGGACCTGCCAGGAGTTGGTGCCCAGACAGACACAGTGA
- the LOC102452149 gene encoding CMRF35-like molecule 5 isoform X1, which produces MKFILIRMWILFPGCWAVTGPGAVHGPPGGSVSVQCQYGAGYELSPKFWCRRKVVLCFNHLIFETMGSEAEEKRGRVAIRDNHTQRVFTVTLENLTLADSGTYLCGVARIGFPNPRDSVEVIVSPGLPLSTPREKAPPATHQPVTPAGTGLPTASHAASPLASTKNSSLHGRDIPAPLQPNILYSLFLIIPSFLCIICTAIWVSVRCGRNSREMVPNRHAQEMLLL; this is translated from the exons ATGAAGTTCATCCTCATCAGGATGTGGATTCTTTTCCCAG gCTGCTGGGCCGtgacaggccctggggcagtgcaTGGCCCGCCGGGCGGCtcagtgtctgtgcagtgccagTACGGGGCCGGCTACGAGCTTTCTCCAAAATTCTGGTGCAGACGCAAAGTTGTGCTGTGTTTCAATCACCTCATCTTTGAGACCATGGGGTCGGAGGCGGAAGAGAAGCGGGGCAGAGTCGCCATCCGCGACAATCACACCCAGCGCGTGTTCACAGTAACCCTGGAGAACCTGACGCTGGCGGACTCAGGGACTTACCTCTGCGGGGTAGCCAGGATTGGCTTCCCTAATCCCAGGGACTCGGTGGAAGTCATCGTCTCTCCAG GTCTTCCTCTTTCAACCCCAAGGGAAAAGGCCCCTCCAGCAACACACCAGCCAGTGACGCCTGCCGGCACAGGGCTTCCTACCGCAAGCCACGCAGCCAGCCCATTGGCATCCACTAAGAACAGCTCTTTGCATGGCAGGGACATCCCAGCCCC acTCCAACCCAACATCCTCTATTCTCTGTTCCTGATCATTCCCAGCTTCCTGTGCATCATCTGTACTGCCATCTGGGTGAGCGTGCGGTGCGGGAGGAACTCCAGGGAGATGGTGCCAAACAGACATG CTCAGGAAATGCTCCTCTTATAG